AAAAAAAGCATCGCCGGCGGTAAACACCTGCTCATCACCTTCTTGTTCAGTAATGACGAGTGAACCAGATTGCAAATAAATGAACTCATTGCGAGGGAAGGGCTGCATTTCACTATTGAACGCTTCACTGTGCCAAGTACCGGCAATGAACTTGCCAGTATGATCTTTATAAGAAGGCAGATGTTTTTGCGCAGGCTCTTTTCCTTTGATGACAAAAGGTGTGTTCGTTGGTTCGATCTCCACCCCAGTACTATCTTCAATGGCCATCTGGCTTGAGTTATTAACTTTAAGCTTAATGATGCCCTCAACAACCGGTGTTGTGGGAATGTCTTCTTTTGGGTGCTCTGAAATAACGAAAAATTTGCGCAGATAACCTGTTTGATGCCACTGACAATCGTAACCTTTAGGAATAACAAAAGCTTCGCCTGCTTGCACTTTTTCCATCGTACCCGTTTTACTATTCTTTATCTCTACTTCACCCTCAAGTAAATACATAAATTCGTCGCAAGGCGAAGGAGCAGCGGCTTCAACCATTGTTGAGGTATCCCAGACACCAATATAAAGACCTAGATTGTCGTCTTCATAGTAAACATGAGTATGCTGAACTGGCAATTCGGATGCGAACATTTGGGGATCTAAGTCATCACAATCATGACCAAAATCTTGAGGATTAGGACTTAATCTAATAATTTTTTGGTTCGACATAGTTTGTGTTCTCATGTTTATGTATTTTGAAGGGCGGCGCTGAAATATTGCGCCGCTCTTTGTTTTATAGTGCTTGAGCCAAGTTTCTTTTGCCAAATTAACTAAGCAAATGCAAAACTTGCGCCTTCACGCACGCCACTTGAAGGCCAGCGTTGCGTGATGGTTTTACGTTTGGTATAAAAACGAACGCCATCTGGGCCATAAGCATGTAAGTCACCAAATAATGAGCGCTTCCAGCCCCCGAAACTATGATAAGCAACAGGCACGGGTAGTGGCACATTAATGCCTACCATACCGACCTGAATGTTATCTGAGAAATAACGCGCTGCTTCTCCATCACGGGTAAAGATACAGGTACCATTGCCGTATTCATGGTCGTTAATTAACTGCATTGCTTCTTGCATGGTTTTAACGCGCATCACTTGTAATACCGGACCAAAGATTTCAGCAACGTAACTGTCCATGTCAGCAGTAACACCGTCAATTAAGGTGGCGCCAACGAAGAAGCCATTTTCATAACCTTCAACGTGTGGTTGGCGACCATCGACAACAATGGTTGCTCCCTGATTTTGGGCGCTGGTGATATAGCCTTCGACTTTGTCTTTATGCGCTTGCGTAATGACCGGACCAAAATCATTACTGGCCTTGTCATGAGCGCCAACACTTAAGTTTTTCATCGCTTCTGTCATTTTCTCTACTAAGGCATCAGCCGCTTCATCACCGACAGCAACCGCAACAGATAACGCCATGCAGCGCTCTCCTGATGAGCCAAAGGCAGCACCAAGTAGTTGATTGACCGCATTGTCCATGTCAGCGTCGGGCATAATGATGGCGTGATTTTTAGCGCCGCCCAGTGCCTGACAGCGTTTGCCATTGGCATTAGCGGTGGCGTAAATGTACTCAGCAATGGGTGTTGAGCCAACAAAACTCACTGCTTTAATGCGCTCGTCACTTAATAACACATCGACCGCTTCTTTATCACCGTTTACGACGTTCATTACGCCATCAGGTAAGCCTGCTTCTTTTAATAACTGGGCGATATACAAGGTTGAACTTGGGTCACGCTCTGATGGTTTTAAGATAAAACAATTACCGCACACGATTGCCAATGGGAACATCCACATAGGAACCATGGCAGGGAAGTTAAACGGGGTAATACCGGCAACAACACCTAACGGTTGAAACTCACTCCAACAATCAATGTTTGGGCCAACGTTTTTGCTGTGCTCGCCTTTGAGTAACTCAGGTGCACCACAGGCGTACTCAACGTTTTCAATACCGCGTTGTAATTCACCGGCAGCATCGTGTGATATTTTTCCGTGCTCTTCACCAATGAGTCGACAGATAGTATCGGCATGTTGTTCTAATAATTCTTTGAAACGAAACATCACCCGTGCGCGCTTTATTGCCGGGGTATTACGCCATGCGGGGAAGGCTGTCTGAGCCGCTGAAATGGCCTGTTCAACCGTTTGCTTTGACGCTAAAGCGACTTTCTTTTCTGCAGCGCCGGTAGCAGGATTAAAGACTGCTTGTGTGCGCACATCATCATTAACCATTTCACCATTGATTAAATGGCCTATTACATTTACTTCATTCATAAAATTCTCCGCATAGGGCTATAAAGCCCATTGTTAAATTGTTTACGCTATTTCGTTAAAGGTTTCGCCCAGAGCACTGAGCAATGAATCTATTTCTTCGCGTTCACTGGTAAAGGGCAGACCAAGCTGGATAGTGGCGCCGCCGTAGCGAACATAAAATCCTTTCTGCCACATTTTCATCGCTATTTGATAAGGGCGTAATGCAGGCTCTCCTGGAACAGGGTCGATTGTAAAACCAGCGGCAAAACCATAGCTGCGAATGTCAGTGACGTGTTTACAGCCTTTAAGGTTATGAACGGACTCTTCAAAATACGGACTATGGTCTTTAACACGTTCAATGAGTTTGTCTGTTTGCAAAATCTCTAAGGCGGCCAGTCCGGCTGCACAAGCAACAGGGTGAGCGGAGTAGGTATAACCGTGCGGGAATTCCACCATATACTCAGGGCCACCTTGCTCCATAAAGGTCTCGTAGATTTCTTGCTTAGCAATCACTGCGCCCATCGGAATGGTGCCATTGGTCATCTGTTTAGCGATGTTAATAATATCTGGGGTGACGCCAAAGGCTTCTGCCCCGGTATTGGCACCCATGCGACCAAAAGCGCAAATCACTTCGTCAAAAATCAAAAGAATATTGTGCTGGTCACAAATCTCACGTAAACGGTTTAAGTAACCTACTGGCGGTGGTATCACACCAGCAGAGCCCGCCATAGGCTCAACAATCACAGCCGCAATATTTGAAGCGTCGTGCAGCGCCACTAAATCGAGTAATTCATTCGCTAGCTCAACGCCTGTTTGGGGTTGACCTTTAACAAATTTATTTTCATCTAACATGGTATGGCGTAAATGGTCAGCATCGACGGCAGGACCAAATAACGAACGGTTAGCGCCGATACCGCCAACTGAAATACCGCCAAAATTAACGCCGTGATAACCCAAACCGCGACCGATTAATTTAGTTTTGCTGGCCAAGCCTTTTTTTCGCCAATAGGCACGCGCCATTTTCAGTGAGGTTTCAGCGGCTTCTGAGCCAGAGCCAGTATAAAAAACGCGGTTTATCCCTTTGGGCATAAACTCAACAATTTTCTCGGCCAGTTGAAAGGCTTTCGGGTGACCAAATTGAAAAGCGGGTGCATAATCCAATTGTTTTAATTGTTTACTCACCGCTTCGGTAATTTCCGGACGACTATGACCCGCGCCGCAGCACCAAAGGCCAGATAAACCATCAAAGATTTTTCGACCGTCGGCATCGGTGTAGTAATTGCCTTGGGCAGAAACGATGATGCGTGGGTCTTTTTTAAACTCACGGTTACCGGTAAACGCCATCCAGTGCGCATCAAGTTGTGCCTGAGTGATGCCATGTTTTGTTTGGTTATTGTTCATAGTTGACCTCAACATATCTAAGGTTAGAATTAAGTTGACTCTATTATCACCATCCTGTTAAATTCTTAAATACATCTTTTTTTAACAATAGTTATGTGATTGGTTACTTATTGGGGCTTAATGAATAATATAAAAAACATCTTACCTCACCGACTTGGTGATTCTCATATTCGGATCTTGCGCATTTTTAAAGCCGTTATCGAATCTGGAGGGTTTGCTGCTGCAGAGGCCGAACTTAATATCAGTCGTCCTGCTATTAGTAACGCAATGTCTGAATTAGAATCGCTATTGAACATGCGGCTGTGCCATCGCGGTAGAACGGGATTCTCTATTACCGAGCAAGGCGAACATGTTTATAACGCGACCTTGCAGCTATTAGGCAGCTTAGATACTTTCAAGTCGCAAATTAA
The DNA window shown above is from Colwellia psychrerythraea 34H and carries:
- a CDS encoding cupin domain-containing protein, translating into MRTQTMSNQKIIRLSPNPQDFGHDCDDLDPQMFASELPVQHTHVYYEDDNLGLYIGVWDTSTMVEAAAPSPCDEFMYLLEGEVEIKNSKTGTMEKVQAGEAFVIPKGYDCQWHQTGYLRKFFVISEHPKEDIPTTPVVEGIIKLKVNNSSQMAIEDSTGVEIEPTNTPFVIKGKEPAQKHLPSYKDHTGKFIAGTWHSEAFNSEMQPFPRNEFIYLQSGSLVITEQEGDEQVFTAGDAFFVPQGALCSWRSIGDVHTFYAILQSS
- a CDS encoding CoA-acylating methylmalonate-semialdehyde dehydrogenase, encoding MNEVNVIGHLINGEMVNDDVRTQAVFNPATGAAEKKVALASKQTVEQAISAAQTAFPAWRNTPAIKRARVMFRFKELLEQHADTICRLIGEEHGKISHDAAGELQRGIENVEYACGAPELLKGEHSKNVGPNIDCWSEFQPLGVVAGITPFNFPAMVPMWMFPLAIVCGNCFILKPSERDPSSTLYIAQLLKEAGLPDGVMNVVNGDKEAVDVLLSDERIKAVSFVGSTPIAEYIYATANANGKRCQALGGAKNHAIIMPDADMDNAVNQLLGAAFGSSGERCMALSVAVAVGDEAADALVEKMTEAMKNLSVGAHDKASNDFGPVITQAHKDKVEGYITSAQNQGATIVVDGRQPHVEGYENGFFVGATLIDGVTADMDSYVAEIFGPVLQVMRVKTMQEAMQLINDHEYGNGTCIFTRDGEAARYFSDNIQVGMVGINVPLPVPVAYHSFGGWKRSLFGDLHAYGPDGVRFYTKRKTITQRWPSSGVREGASFAFA
- a CDS encoding aspartate aminotransferase family protein, which gives rise to MNNNQTKHGITQAQLDAHWMAFTGNREFKKDPRIIVSAQGNYYTDADGRKIFDGLSGLWCCGAGHSRPEITEAVSKQLKQLDYAPAFQFGHPKAFQLAEKIVEFMPKGINRVFYTGSGSEAAETSLKMARAYWRKKGLASKTKLIGRGLGYHGVNFGGISVGGIGANRSLFGPAVDADHLRHTMLDENKFVKGQPQTGVELANELLDLVALHDASNIAAVIVEPMAGSAGVIPPPVGYLNRLREICDQHNILLIFDEVICAFGRMGANTGAEAFGVTPDIINIAKQMTNGTIPMGAVIAKQEIYETFMEQGGPEYMVEFPHGYTYSAHPVACAAGLAALEILQTDKLIERVKDHSPYFEESVHNLKGCKHVTDIRSYGFAAGFTIDPVPGEPALRPYQIAMKMWQKGFYVRYGGATIQLGLPFTSEREEIDSLLSALGETFNEIA